In Sphingomonas sp. JUb134, the sequence GGTAGCGGCGGTGCTCGATCTCCTCGGCATGGTGCCGCTCGCGCCACTTGCGGCCTCCCGAACTGGAGGCGAGGCCGAACAGCCAGCCTGCGACCAGGCAGAGCACGAGGACGAGATATTGAGTCGGCGTGTGGAACAGCATGGCGGCCTCCGGATCGATTCGGAGCGTCAACGACGCGGGCGAGCCCTGCGTTCCTTGGGAATGCCTACTGCGGGCTCAGCGCGTCGGAGATCGAGCAGGCGGCGGGACCCAGGATCACCACGAACAGCGTCGGCAGGATGAACAGGATCAGCGGCACCGTCATGATCGCCGGCAGCCGCGCGGCCTTTTCCTCGGCACGCATCATGCGCTCGTTGCGGAACTCTGCCGACAAGACGCGCAGGGCCGAGGCGAGGGGGGTGCCGTATTTCTCCGTCTGGATCATGGTGGTGGCGACGCTGCGGATCGCATCCAGGTCGATGCGCTGGGTCAGGTTCTCGAACGCCTGGCGCCGCTCGGTCAGGAAGCCGAGCTCGATCGCGGTGAGGGAGAATTCCTCGCCGAGTTCGGGATAGGCGCGTCCGAGCTCACGCGCGACCCGGCCAAAGGCGGCATCGACGGTCAGGCCCGCCTCGGCGCAGATCACCAGCAGGTCGAGCGCGTCGGGAAGGCCCTTGCGGATGGCGTCCGACCGCTTGGTGATGCGGTTCTTGAGGTAGATGTCGGGCGCCTTGTAGCTCGCGACCAGCGCAACCGCGACGACCAGATAGGACTTGAGCGGCCCCCAGGTGGCGAAGGTGTCGGTGCCATACACGACGAACGCCACGGGGCCGCCAATGAGGATCGGCAGGACCAGACGACCGAAGATCACCGCCACCGCCCATTCGCGCGAACGGATGCCGGCCTGGAGCAGCTTGGTCTGGGCGGCCTTGAGCTGTTCGTCCTGCAGCACCTTCAGGGACGACAGGGTGGCGCGCATCCAGTCGGTGGTCTCGTTCTTCTTGACGAGTTGTGCCCGGCGTCGGGACACCGGCGCGACGATGCCGGCCTTGAGCTGTTCGCGCCGCTCGTGGAGCGCCTTGACGCGCTTGGACATGGGGTCGCGTACGGACAAGGCGGCATAGATCGCGATCAGCACGGCGAACGCGGCGACGCCGGCGAGCAGCGTCGCCACCATCAACACGTCCACGCCCATGATGGTCGGGCCCTCGGGGTTGCTCAGCATCGCGTCAGATCTCGAAACTGACCATCTTGGCCATGATGAAGCCGCCGATCGCCATCCAGATGAAGCCGCCGATCCCGATGACCATCAGCCGCTGATCCACGAAGAACTTGGCGAGATAGTCGCTGTTGACGAACCAGATGAGCCCGAACACCACGAAGGGCAGCGAGCCGACGATATAGGCGGATGCCTTGGATTCGGACGACATCGCCTTGATCTTGAGCTTCATCTGCGATCGCTTGCGCAGCACGTCGGCAAGGTTGCTCAGCGTTTCCGACAGGTTGCCGCCGGTCTCGCGCTGGATGGCGATGGTGATCAGGAAGAACTGGAACTCCGGGGTGCCGATGCGATCGGCCGTTTCCTGAAGCGCGGCGTCCAAGGTGCGGCCGATGCGCATGCGGTCCGATACGGCGCGGAACTCCTCGCCGACCGGGCCGGGCACTTCCTGGCCGACGACGCCCATCGTCTCGGTGATCGGCAGGCCCGAGCGCAGACCGCGGACCAGCAGCTCGATCGCGTCCGGGAACTTGGCGGTGAACTTGTTGATCCGGCGATTGATCGCCATGCCGACCACCTTGTGTGGAATGCCTGCCCCCAGGAACAGGCCCACGAACAGGCTGAGCAGCAACGGCATGCCCCGGCTCCACAGCAGGATCGTCGCCGCGATGGCGATGCCGAGCGTCGCCATGCCGTACTGGCCGACGGTCCAGCTCTTGCCCGTCATCGACAGCCGCTTCTGGAGCTGGGCGGGGTTGGGCAGCAGGCGCCCTGCGGCCACGTCCATGCGCGTGGCGCGCGCGGTGGTGATCCGGCGGATCTGCGCTTCCATGCTCGTGCCGGCCGCCGCGGCCTGATGCCGCTCGCGTACCGCGGCGAGCCGGCGCGCGCGGGCCTTTTCCGCGGACGGGCCCATGAAGGCGAACGCCAGCAGCAGCAGGACCAGCGCCGATCCCAGGATCATCAGCAGGAACGGCATCGGGTTCATGCCCGCCGTCCCCTGATCTGCCTCGTGCCCCGCATCCGGCCGCGCCTATCGCTTCGCCGGCTTTGCAGCGAAGCGTGAACGGAACTGCCCAAGGCGGCCGAGCAGCGACGGTGCCCCCGCGCCCGGTGCGGCCGGGCGACCCGCGCCGCCCTCGCCGAGTGCGTCCGCGACCGCCACGACCTGCGCTGCCAAGTCGACCAGCGGCGCGATCGTCTTGGACCCCTTGCCCACGTCTGCCATCGGCTTGCCGAGCTTCGCGGCCTGGGCTGCGAGCTTCTGGTCGAACGGCAGCTGATAATCGACCGGCCGCTCGATCGAATTCTCGAAGTCCTTGCGGCTGATCTCCAGCTGCTGCGCCGGGTGCACCCGGTTCGCGACCACGAAGACCGTTGCCTCCGGCGCGTTGCTCTTGAGCCAGGAGAGGATGCGGATCGCGTCGCGCGCGGCGGCGAGCGTATATTCGGTCACCACCACGACCACCGGCATCTCCTGCGCCAGTTGCGGATGGTTGACCAGAATCGAGCGCGGCAGATCGACCACCGTGCATTCATAGGCGCTGCGCATCTCCTCACGCAGGCGGCGGAAGACGCTGCCGTCGGTCAGCACCGGGCTGCTGATCGGTGCTTCGGCAGAGAGGACGGCCAGCCGGTCCGAGGCGCGCACCATCGCGCGCTCGATGAACAGCCCGTCGATGCGGCTGGGATTGTCGATCGCATCGGTGAGGCCGCGCCCGGGCTCCAGATCGAGCGCGAGCGCATCGGTGCCGAAGTGCACGTCGAGGTCGAGAAGGGCGGTGCTGCGCCCGGCACGCTCGCTCACCAGCCAGGCGATCGAGGTCGCGATCGTCGAGGCGCCGGCCCCGCCGCGCGTGCCGATCACCGCAACGGCACAATGCGGTCGCTGCACCGCGGCTGCGGCCGCCTCGCTCGCCTTGGGGGCGGCCAGCGTCGCCTGCGCCTGGGTAAAGGCGTCGCGCACCGCGTCCGGATTGAGCGGCTTCAGCAGATAGTCCTGGATGCCGCTGGCGATCAGGTCGCGGTAGAGCCGGACGTCGTTGACCTGGCCGGTCGCGATCACCGCCGTACCCGGCTCGCACACCTCCGCCAGCGCGTTGATGTCGTTGATCGGATCACTGGATTCTGAAAGGTCGACGAACAGCACGGTCGGGCTGGAGGCGACGGAGAGCGCCTGCACGGCACTGCGCAGATTGCCGCGCTGCACCCTGTCGGCGGACCAGCCGAAGGCGTGGACGATCGGGCGCAGCGTGTCGGCAGAGGCTTCGTCGGTGACGAAGCCGGCAAAGGGATCGCGATTGGCGGGGCGGCTGGCCATCAGTTGCCCGCCGATCCGGTGGTGCCGGCGCCAATGCTGCCGCCAAGACCTCCGCCAGCGCCGCCGGTCGTGCTGCCGCCGCCGGTGCCCTGGTTGCTCGAGCCGCCTGCGCCGCTGGGGGCGGCACCGCGATAGGCCTGGATCGCACGCGTGGCGTTGACCGGATCCGTGATGCCGGTCCCCGATTGGCCGTGGATCAGATCCTCGGGCTGCGCGACCATGGCAGCGAGATTGGAGTTCACGGCGCACCCGTGATTGGGACTGGTGTGCGAATCGAGGGTGAAGCCGGTTGCGGGATCGGCCCGCGGGCAGGTCGGCACGCTGGCGGACGCGCGGGTCAGGACGACGCGCACCGTGCCTGCCGGAACCCCGCCCGGCGCCGGCGGAGCGGTGTCGGCAAGCAGCAGGCCGTAGCGTGCGGCCTCGGCCGCCACCTGCGCGCGGGCACCGGTGGCGCCGGCGGGATCCTCGACGGCGATCCGATCGCCATAGCCGGGCTTCAGCGCGGCCATCCAGCCGGCCAGCCGCCCAGCCTCTCCCTCGCTCAGGCCATAAGGAGTGGTCGCCAGTTCGACCGCATAGTCGCTGCGCGTGACGACCGGCTGGTTGACGGATTCCAGGCCGCGGTGGGCGTTGGGATCGCAGGCGGCGAGGAGGAGGGCGGGGGCGCAGAGCGCCAGGGCCGCAAGACGCGAGTACATGTTCTTCTCCATCGGCGGCGTCATTGGTTGCTGAAGCCCGGCGCGGCGGGCCGCTTCTTGCGCTTGCCCGAGCGCTCCTCGGCGAGCACCGGCAGGTCGGGACCGGCGGGTAGCGGCGCGCCGACAACCGGCGCGCCGACCACGGGCGGGGGCGCCATGGTGGGCACCGGCCGCGGCCCGCCGGAGGTCGGGCTGGTGGCGTTGCCGAGCAGCACGCGATCGGCGTCGTCGGGCGCGCGATAGGCATCGGTGGGTAGCACGATGCGGTTCGCGTCGAT encodes:
- a CDS encoding type II secretion system F family protein, whose translation is MLSNPEGPTIMGVDVLMVATLLAGVAAFAVLIAIYAALSVRDPMSKRVKALHERREQLKAGIVAPVSRRRAQLVKKNETTDWMRATLSSLKVLQDEQLKAAQTKLLQAGIRSREWAVAVIFGRLVLPILIGGPVAFVVYGTDTFATWGPLKSYLVVAVALVASYKAPDIYLKNRITKRSDAIRKGLPDALDLLVICAEAGLTVDAAFGRVARELGRAYPELGEEFSLTAIELGFLTERRQAFENLTQRIDLDAIRSVATTMIQTEKYGTPLASALRVLSAEFRNERMMRAEEKAARLPAIMTVPLILFILPTLFVVILGPAACSISDALSPQ
- a CDS encoding type II secretion system F family protein, which translates into the protein MNPMPFLLMILGSALVLLLLAFAFMGPSAEKARARRLAAVRERHQAAAAGTSMEAQIRRITTARATRMDVAAGRLLPNPAQLQKRLSMTGKSWTVGQYGMATLGIAIAATILLWSRGMPLLLSLFVGLFLGAGIPHKVVGMAINRRINKFTAKFPDAIELLVRGLRSGLPITETMGVVGQEVPGPVGEEFRAVSDRMRIGRTLDAALQETADRIGTPEFQFFLITIAIQRETGGNLSETLSNLADVLRKRSQMKLKIKAMSSESKASAYIVGSLPFVVFGLIWFVNSDYLAKFFVDQRLMVIGIGGFIWMAIGGFIMAKMVSFEI
- a CDS encoding nucleotide-binding protein, which encodes MASRPANRDPFAGFVTDEASADTLRPIVHAFGWSADRVQRGNLRSAVQALSVASSPTVLFVDLSESSDPINDINALAEVCEPGTAVIATGQVNDVRLYRDLIASGIQDYLLKPLNPDAVRDAFTQAQATLAAPKASEAAAAAVQRPHCAVAVIGTRGGAGASTIATSIAWLVSERAGRSTALLDLDVHFGTDALALDLEPGRGLTDAIDNPSRIDGLFIERAMVRASDRLAVLSAEAPISSPVLTDGSVFRRLREEMRSAYECTVVDLPRSILVNHPQLAQEMPVVVVVTEYTLAAARDAIRILSWLKSNAPEATVFVVANRVHPAQQLEISRKDFENSIERPVDYQLPFDQKLAAQAAKLGKPMADVGKGSKTIAPLVDLAAQVVAVADALGEGGAGRPAAPGAGAPSLLGRLGQFRSRFAAKPAKR
- a CDS encoding CpaD family pilus assembly lipoprotein, encoding MTPPMEKNMYSRLAALALCAPALLLAACDPNAHRGLESVNQPVVTRSDYAVELATTPYGLSEGEAGRLAGWMAALKPGYGDRIAVEDPAGATGARAQVAAEAARYGLLLADTAPPAPGGVPAGTVRVVLTRASASVPTCPRADPATGFTLDSHTSPNHGCAVNSNLAAMVAQPEDLIHGQSGTGITDPVNATRAIQAYRGAAPSGAGGSSNQGTGGGSTTGGAGGGLGGSIGAGTTGSAGN